TGGCCGGCCTGCGGCAGAAGCTGCCCGCGAGCGTGCCGGTGCTCGATGTCTGGAACAAGCAGGACGCGGCGCCCGCCACCAGCCCCGAGCAAGGCATCGCCCTGTCCGCCAAGACCGGCCTGGGCATCGAGGCCCTGCGCGAACAGCTGCTGGCCATGGCCGGCTGGCAGGCCGTGCCCGAGGGTGTGTACCTCGCGCGCGCGCGCCACGTGCAGGCGCTGGCCCGGGTCGGAACGCACCTGGCGCTGGCCGCCAGCCATCTGGCGGCGCAGGCCCAGCTGCTCGATCTGCTGGCCGAAGAGCTGCGGCTGGCGCAGAACGCCCTGAACGAGATCACCGGCGAATTCGGCGCGGACGACCTGCTGGGGGTCATCTTTTCGCGCTTCTGCATTGGTAAATAGCTACAAGCGACCTGAAAAACGTAAACAGTTGTAGCCGAACCTTGCGGCCATCGCGGATACTTCGGCTCACATCGGGGGCCGAAGAAACATGTCAATCCAGAACCTGAGCCGCGCCATCGCGGAGAACATGAGCACCGACGCGTTTGCGTTGACGTTCAATGTCCAGCAGTGGGAAACGCTGGCGGGCTATCTGCAGCCCATCGATGCCGGCGTCGGTGACATATTGATCGAGCAGGGCACGCCCGACCGTTCGGTGTTCTTCATCGAGAGCGGCGCCATCAGCGTGCACCGCGTCAGCAGCAAGGAGCAGATGCGGCTGGCCGTGCTCACGCCCGGCTCGGTGGTCGGCGAAGGCTCGTTCTTCTCGCGGCAGCCGCATTCGGCCAATGTTGTGGTCACGGGTGCGGGCCGCGTGTGGCGGCTCACGGCGATCCGCTTTGCGGAAATGTCGAACCGCCAGCCCAACATGGCACTGGAGATCGCGATGGCGCTCGGCGCCGTGATCGCCAAGCGCATGGCGCACCGCTCCAAGCGCGTCGCCGTGACCTGACGAAACCCCGATCGCCCACCCACCACCGGATAGTCGACCAGCAAGCCAGTTTCCGTTCTGGACCCCGAGAGTAGAGAGTAGTCAGCAAGTAAGCCATGGCCTTGATCTGTCCGGTCTGCAGCACGGAAAACCGTGACGGCGCGAATTTCTGCAGGAGTTGCGGCGTCAAGCTGTCGGCCGCGGGAGACCGGATTCCGCCGCCGCCGAGCCCCGAACGCGAATGGGCCACCACCGCGCCCGCCCAGTTGCGCGCGCCGACCATTCCGGCGCCGCTGTTCGATCCGGACGAGCCGCCGCCGCCCGCGCGTGCCTCGTTCTTCAGCAGGACGCCCGCCGCGCGGCAGAACGACGAACACGCACAGACCGTGTTGATGGTGCACGACGACGGGTTGCCGCGCTCGCCTGCGCCGCCCGCAGCGTCGCCGGGGCTGGAGTCGACCTGGGCCTCGAAGCC
This is a stretch of genomic DNA from Variovorax paradoxus. It encodes these proteins:
- a CDS encoding Crp/Fnr family transcriptional regulator; this encodes MSIQNLSRAIAENMSTDAFALTFNVQQWETLAGYLQPIDAGVGDILIEQGTPDRSVFFIESGAISVHRVSSKEQMRLAVLTPGSVVGEGSFFSRQPHSANVVVTGAGRVWRLTAIRFAEMSNRQPNMALEIAMALGAVIAKRMAHRSKRVAVT